A single genomic interval of Arthrobacter methylotrophus harbors:
- a CDS encoding CoA transferase — translation MYQKGCAVASPSPISSSSQPLAGIRVADFSRVLAGPLCTMMLADYGAEVIKIESPAGDDTRAWIPPVDASGTGTYFASVNRNKKSVVADLSTERGLAYARTLIAKCDVVVENFRPGVMAKFGLDYQTLSESRPDLVYCSISGFGAGAGADMPGYDLLVQALGGLMSITGPSEGEPSKAGVALVDVLTGQNALAGILMALRVRDATGMGQEVQVNLLSSLLAALVNQGTATLATGKSPARLGNAHPSIAPYETFRTGSGTLAVAVGNDRQFAALARVLGLEGLAEEARFLSNERRVASRTELRAVVETALLADTAAQWQQKLLAAGVPAGKVNSVGEAFELAESLGLGPSTIVTDPATGRESRQLANPIRLSATGPEYRQVPPSLGEHQGTIFSSEPSTTTVKGQ, via the coding sequence ATGTACCAGAAAGGATGCGCTGTGGCATCCCCCTCCCCCATTTCATCAAGCAGCCAGCCGCTGGCCGGAATCCGAGTAGCGGATTTTTCCCGCGTCCTTGCTGGCCCCCTGTGCACCATGATGTTGGCCGATTATGGGGCCGAGGTCATCAAGATTGAGAGTCCGGCCGGGGACGATACCCGGGCATGGATTCCACCCGTGGATGCCAGCGGCACGGGGACATACTTCGCCAGCGTCAACCGCAATAAGAAGTCCGTGGTCGCAGACCTCTCCACGGAACGTGGGCTGGCATATGCCCGGACCCTAATCGCTAAGTGCGACGTCGTCGTCGAAAATTTCCGTCCTGGCGTGATGGCGAAATTCGGACTGGATTACCAGACCCTGTCCGAGAGCAGGCCGGACCTCGTTTACTGCTCGATCTCGGGCTTCGGTGCCGGAGCTGGCGCGGACATGCCCGGCTACGACCTCCTGGTCCAAGCCCTCGGCGGCCTGATGAGCATCACCGGCCCCTCCGAAGGGGAACCCAGCAAGGCGGGAGTCGCCCTGGTCGATGTCCTGACCGGACAAAATGCACTCGCCGGAATCTTGATGGCACTGCGGGTCCGTGATGCTACCGGGATGGGGCAGGAGGTGCAGGTCAACCTGCTCTCTTCACTTCTTGCCGCCCTGGTGAACCAAGGCACGGCTACCCTCGCCACCGGGAAATCCCCCGCTCGATTGGGCAACGCGCACCCCAGCATCGCCCCTTATGAGACCTTCCGCACCGGGAGCGGCACACTCGCCGTCGCCGTCGGCAATGATCGGCAGTTCGCAGCCTTGGCGCGGGTCCTTGGCCTGGAGGGTTTGGCGGAGGAGGCAAGGTTCCTCAGCAACGAACGCCGGGTGGCCTCCCGGACGGAACTGCGCGCTGTTGTCGAAACGGCGCTGCTTGCCGACACGGCCGCGCAGTGGCAACAGAAACTGCTCGCAGCCGGGGTTCCCGCAGGCAAGGTCAACAGCGTCGGCGAGGCTTTCGAACTGGCAGAGAGCCTGGGACTCGGCCCGTCGACCATTGTCACTGATCCCGCAACCGGCCGGGAGTCCCGGCAGCTGGCCAACCCCATCCGCCTGTCCGCAACCGGTCCGGAATACCGGCAGGTCCCTCCGAGCCTTGGCGAACACCAAGGCACCATCTTCTCTTCGGAACCCTCAACCACCACCGTGAAAGGCCAATAA